In Sphingobacterium sp. PCS056, the following proteins share a genomic window:
- a CDS encoding Rossmann-like and DUF2520 domain-containing protein, translating into MDIVILGSGNVATHFGQNFHHQGHKIKQIFSRQKANAQALAFAVHANSISEISEVQRDADLYLIAISDQAISSLIIDFPADVSGIVVHCSGATEMDILHQFKHYGVIYPPQSISKNEDSDFSHIPFCIEGNTPKTQDTLLTLMHTIAPKSFACSTSQRLAIHVASVFANNFTNALFQISYELLQKHDLPFDLVRPIILETAKKVQTKIPKEVQTGPAVRNDKITIKKHLNFIREQDDWKQIYQLLSQEIVKRKS; encoded by the coding sequence ATGGATATTGTCATCTTAGGAAGTGGAAATGTAGCAACTCATTTTGGACAAAACTTTCATCATCAAGGTCACAAAATAAAACAAATATTCAGTCGACAAAAGGCCAATGCACAAGCATTGGCCTTTGCTGTACATGCGAACAGCATAAGCGAGATCTCTGAAGTGCAAAGAGATGCAGATTTATATTTGATAGCCATATCAGATCAAGCGATCAGTTCCTTGATCATAGATTTCCCAGCAGATGTATCAGGCATTGTTGTGCACTGCTCTGGAGCAACTGAGATGGACATATTACATCAGTTTAAGCACTACGGAGTCATTTATCCTCCACAATCTATTTCTAAAAATGAAGATTCGGACTTCAGCCACATTCCATTCTGTATCGAGGGGAATACACCCAAAACACAGGACACTTTATTAACACTCATGCATACCATAGCGCCTAAATCTTTTGCATGTAGCACAAGTCAAAGATTAGCGATTCATGTGGCATCGGTATTTGCTAATAATTTTACGAATGCACTTTTCCAGATCAGCTATGAACTTTTGCAAAAGCATGATTTACCCTTTGATTTAGTACGACCAATTATTCTTGAAACAGCAAAAAAAGTACAAACAAAGATTCCAAAAGAGGTTCAAACCGGACCTGCTGTTAGAAATGACAAAATAACGATAAAAAAGCATTTAAATTTTATCAGAGAACAGGATGATTGGAA